TAATTAGCCGCTTACAAAAATGGATACAAGCCTGGGAAGCCAAATTGGCAATAGCTATTCATCCACAACAAGTGTTCAATGTTCTGGGTTTTTTAGTACATTTTGCTAAATGGGTATTAGTGATGATAGCGAGTTACCAATGGGCAACATTTTGTCTACGCAGGTTTCCCTATACCAGACCCTGGGGCGAAAAACTACAAAGCTACCTGATGGACACTATTGGGGGAATCCTGTCGGCTATCGTAAGTGCTCTGCCTGGTCTTTTAGTAGTTTTTCTTATTGTGTTACTCACCCGCTTCACATCGCGATTGTTAAAAGCATTCTTTGCCAAGATTGAATCAGGGGCAGTCACCGTTTCGTGGATGGCCCAAGAGACAGCCAAACCGACGCGCAAGCTCTCTCAGGCATTACTTTGGCTGTTTGCTTTTGCTATGGCCTATCCCTATTTTCCGGGTAGTAATACTGATGCATTCAAGGGTTTGAGTGTTTTAGTCGGTATCATGCTTTCGATAGGGGGTTCCGGTGTTGTAGGGCAAGCGGCGAGTGGATTGATCATGATTTATTCCCGGGTTTTACGTGAGGGGGAGTACGTTAAAATAGGCGAGATTGAGGGCTTGGTCACCACGGTGGGTATTTTTTCGACCAAGGTTAGAACATCCAGTGGCGAAGAAGTTAATATACCCAATTCATTGATTGGCAGTTCGGCGACATTTAATTCATCCCGATTGGCCGAGGGCAGAGGCTTGGTCGTACACACTACCGTAACAATAGGATACAACACGCCTTGGCGACAAGTTCACGCCATGTTGATGCAAGCCGCCCAGAGTACCTCCGGGCTTCGTTCCGAGCCTAAACCATTTGTATCGCAGACTGCACTTTCTGACTTCTATGTCGAATATCGGCTCTGTGTACAGGTTGATCGCCCCGAAATTCGCCGAATTACGCTGACGACGCTGCATGCCAATATTCAGGACGTGTTCAACGAATTCGGTGTGCAGATCATGTCGCCTCACTATGAAAACGATCCATTGGAGAAAGTCTGGGTGCCCAAGGAGCAATGGTTTGAAGCACCTGCGGAAGATGGCAAGCATGGCGAATCAATTTAGGGGGTAAGATTATTTCTGGGAACAGTCTTAGCCTTATCAATATCAGCACTTTCGTTACCTCTTCAGCAGAAATCAGTCTGAGGCTAGAATCACCTCAAAGGCTGATATATTCATGGTGTTGGTTATACGCTACGTGGTGGCACTACGTTGTTATAATAAAGATTTTCTTGGTTATAGTAATACTGCCACGCTGAATTTCATGGAATATAAATTATGTATTTTAAAAGGCTAATATTATGAAATATCAATTCGCAAGCAACGCTTGCTTAGTTGTCTTAATGCCGACATTGTTGGTATTGGCGAGCGGTTGTTCCACGCACCAGGTGATCTCATCGCCAACCCCGCAGACGCAGTCAGTAGCTGCCGTTGAGTCCAAAGCAATGGAGCCGTTATCGGATATTGAATCCTCACCCGTTATCGAGCCCAAAGCAATAGCAGCACTCCAGAAAATGGGAGGACTTCTACGAACACTGAAAACCTATAAGGTCGACTTTAAGGTATCCAAGGATGAAGTTCTCGATTCAGGGCAAAAAATCATGGTTGACGGAACTTCTGAACTGACGGTGCAAACACCTGACCATTTTCATTTCTCGACCAAGATTGACGAGGCACACCGCGATCTCCAGTTTTTCTATGATGGCAAGACATTTACTATCTATGGGAACACTAACAAACTCTACGCATCGGTGCCTGCTGCTGCCACCATCCATGAGTTACTAGACGTGGCCAAAGTACGCTACGACATAGATTTGCCGTTTAGGGACTTGTTCAGCTGGGGTACCGACACAGCGGATGTAGCCGCTATTCAGTCAGCTATATATATTGGTCCAACCAAAATCAACGATGTGCCGTGCGATCATTACGCGTTCCGGAATATGGACGTGGACTGGCAACTATGGATCCAACAGGGCAAAACACCGTTACCGAGAAAGCTGGTTATTACGACCAAGACAGAAGAAGGACAGCCCCAATACGTTTCCGACATGGATTGGAAACTATCGCCAAAGATTAACAATAAAATATTCACCTTTGTTCCGCAGAAGGATGCCTACAAGATCGAATTCGCCGTAACTAAAGTTGCTGCTGAAAACACGAAATAAAAAACTGGAGATCATCATGAGCAATTCAAAACTATTCACCCGGTCTATCACTCTGTTTACGACAATGAGTCTAATCATCGGAACCGGATGGATGCTGCCAAAGGATGTAGTGGCTCGGGATGTTAGAGGTAATACGCGAGTTAATGTTAATCAAGGCGGTAATTTTAATCGTGGAGCCAACATTAATCGCAGCACTAATATCAACCAACACACCAATGTTAACCGCAATACTAATATCAACCGAAACACCAACGTGAACGTTAATCGTAACGTCAATGTTCATGGTGGTGGTTACTATAACCACAACCATAACGACGGTATCGGTGTTGGCGGTGCAATTGCCATCGGCGTTGCAGGTATGGCAATTGGGTCGATGATAACAGCCGCCGCGCTACCCCCCTCTTGCAGTATGGTGAATATTAATGGCATGACTTACCAACACTGTGGCAGCTCATGGTATCAGCCTCAATATGCCGGATCTCAGGTCAATTATATCGTAGTTAATCCACCTAGATGATTTAAGGGGGTTCGGATGTCAGGCATCGGCTTATCGACGAACCTATTCCTAAATGCGGTGCCAGTTATCTTTATTGCCACTGGTTTAACGATTTTGGCGAGGCGTTATGCCGATCTTTTTTACCAATATCAAGCCAAAATAACGACCGGAAACCAACCGCAGCGAGTCGAAATCCTGAATAATTGGGTGCGTCTTCGACACTCCGTTTTGTTTTTTTATAGCACAGCTTTCGCTTCAAACCTTAACTGCTTTGATCAGGCGTTATTTTTGAGTTAAACCGCAGAGAATTTACCATAGCCCAGCAATACAATAGATTCTCATAGTCAAAAAACTAATGATATTACCCATTGGGCAAATAATTTTTGAATATTTTAAACATTCAACTAGGTTCTGTTGACGTTTCACCAATCCGGTAGAATAAGTCGTTTTGAATGAAATGAAGCGGATAACATTAAGTGATGAAGAGTGGACTCGTATTTTGGCAAGCTTAAAAAAATTGCCTGGAGTTCATATCGGTTTACCCGATATTTGCAGGCAGTTTGTTAATGCCATTTTGTGGATATTACGTACGGGAGCACAGTGGCGTGTATTACCGTCAACGTATGGTAAATGGAATAGCATCTTCAAGCGTTTTTCACGTTGGTGTATCAATGGCATATGGGGTGAAATTCTCTGTCATCTTGCTGAAGACGCTGATTTACAAGATGTTTCCATGGATGGTTCAGTTATTAGAGCACATGCCTGCGCAGCTGGAGCGGCATATAGTTCTGCTGAGAATGAAGCACTTGGGCGCTCCAAAGGTGGATTTGGTTGTAAGATTCACGCGCTTTGTGATGGCTTGGGCATGCCCATCAAATTTATCCTGACAGGCGGGCAGGAGGCTGAATGCAAGCAAGCCATATCTTTATTGGAAAATGTTAATGCTTCAGCCGTTTTAGCAGACAAAGCCTACGACACGAACGAGTTGCGGGAGTGGTTAGCCAGTCGTGAAATAAAAGCGGTTATCCCACCTAAATCGAACCGAAAAGAAGATATTGAGTGCGATTATTGGCATTATAAGGAGCGGCATGCCATTGAATGTATGTTCGGTAAGCTCAAGCACTATCGCAGAATTGCTACACGATATGAGAAAAAAGCTATTAATTACATGGGGATGCTATCATTTTCCTCGGTGCTTTTATGGCTGAGGTGAAACGTCAACAGAACCTAGAATTAATTATGACTACATTACAGCAGTCAAACATCAAGTAATCGTTCAAAAGTAAATTAACATTATGGTAATGATTGCGAAGTATCACGCAGGCTTGAAGGATCATTTTTAGCTTTGTAAACTTCGTATATCACCAGACGGCTGTCCGAGAAAAGAAAATAAACTGCGAAATAGCTATTTTTGCCGTGTTTTCTGCTCATTTTCGTTTAATAGAACAACTATTTGCCTTAAATGACCAAAAAATCTGACTTAAAATAGCTTCTCCTCGCTACGGTTACTATGCTCGGACAGTCTTGCACTCAGTCGATCTGATTTTGTCCGATGCTATATCAGTAATTTCAGGTTTATAGCGCTAATTTTACTTAACATATCAATGCTGACTGAGTACTAGTACTTTTTGATTAAAGACTTTTGACCAATAACTCAACAATCACCGATTTTTTAATCATTAGGATACCGAAAATGATAAAAGAACGAATGACTAAAAAAGCTCAAAGCCGTTTTCCAACTGTAGCATGTCTTGGCGTTGCCTTACTTGCCGCCAGTGGACAAATCAACGCTCAAGATTTGGTTGATAATCAGGGTGTTCCTATTACCGCAGAGAAGAAATATAGCTTTGGAGAGGTGGTCACTGAATCGGTGACAGGGGATGTATACTCCGACGAAGCGGCTGCAAATTGGCAAGATCTTTCCTACAGCAACCTATTCAGCGCAGGCTGGGACAAAGCGTGGTCCAGTCCTCCGAATGGCGGTGGCGGCGCGCCGCGTCAGGGTTGGTTAAACGCCTATGATGGTGTCTTTTTCCGGCTAAGTATTAATATCTTCGGCTGGCAGCACGGCAATGGCGGCGACGGCTATAGCAACAATATCGTAAGCTATACGCCACTCAACCAGCGCATGGAAATTCAAACCAACATTCCAGTCATCGCCTCAAGCCAAGGGGTCTCCGGCAGAGAGACTAATTTTGGCGACTTTGTAATTACCCCCCGTATCATTCTTTCCGAATCCAAGAATGTCACGCAAACCTTCAATCTGAACTTCCGCACCCCCACAGGAGACGTTTTCAACGGTAATCATGTGGCATCTATTGGGCCGCAGTATAACTTTTGGGCCAATTCATGGAAGGGTCTGGTAGTCCGTGGTGGCGCAGGTTTCTCAGTTCCCTACAGTGGCGATATTACCCGGTCTGGCGCACGGTCAACGTTTGACGCCAATCTGGCGGTGGGTTATTACTTTACCCCGCACGATTACACGCCGGTTGGTGATATGGTCTGGTACGTTTCAACCAACGTTAGCCAACCGATCGATAATCGCGCTGCGACCAGTAATACCTTTGTATCTATGACGCCCGGTTTTCGCACCCACGTAGGCCAGAACTGGTACCTGCTTGGCGCTGTAGAGGTTCCCGTGACGAGTAATGCACCCTACGATTATCAGGTACAGGGCGGCATAATGAAAGTCTATTGATTAGACGAAGGAATACAAGAACCGTAACGATAGTGGAGTAGAAAGCCGAGTAGTCTGCAGAAGCTGTTGGGTTGGAGTGACGACTGCACGGATGCATGAGCAATTGCCGAGGAAGATAAATCAAGCAGTTACATCTCCCTCAACCCAACCTGAAACCGTCGCTTCGCTCTCCCTTTGGAGGTAGTGAAGTGAATTATACTCGGTAAACTTGAATGGCAGTGGACACGAAGGTTCAAGTGGTATCAAAAAATCAGCTGACCATGCTGACTTTTTAAGATCGAAGGGCTACAAAATTTATCCCGACAATATTTTGGAAAGTCTCGATATTGGGCAATTCCAAAATGAGGCATGTAAACTTACCTTGCTGGAAGATACATAACCAGGTATTAAATTTGAAATGTATAACAAGCCTGGCAGACATTTTTCATAATGGATGTGCGTTAGTCTAACCCTATTATTTGTTATACAACTAAATTAGTTACTGAAGTTTCCTAAAAATTTATCAAGCCACCATGCGTAACAATACGGCAACCAGCCAATTTTTCGTGGGTTTGCCGGGTTTGGGGCAAACCCTATCAAAATCCTCATTGAGAGCAGCTTCAGCGATAAGCCGTCGAACATCTGAAAAGGCAAAACAGGTTCGCCCCTTCACTTTATGCCGACGTTCCGGATCAGCTTTCATGCGATTCGCATAAATCCAAGTAATCGTTGACGCCATTAAACAAAATTGCAGATGGTTAGTCACGGCTTGAGCATTGCGACACTGGCTTGTCCGGCTGCCGATATCTTGTTTAAGCTCCTTAAATCCGGATTCGATACCCCATCATAAAAACACCTACAAATTTACGGCGACGTCCACGCTGTCCGGGTCCCTGTGCCTCAGGCTGGGCGAACAACACGTTATTGCAGCGCAGCCGAGATAATATATGGAAACAATCCCCCAATACTTTTCGGACCTGCCGCCACAGACTCTGGTCGCCAAACCAACTATCGGTAACAACCAGTATTGGCGATGTGGGAAAATAATGCCCAATGCCTATCAACATCTGCCCTGCCAGTTACAATTTAGTCTGAAAAGGCACCATCACACCTTTGGTTTTGGCAGTAACCTTTTTCGCGTCAATGGTTTTTTTTGCGAAGTAAAAACGAAAATCTAAAAACAAACAGGCCCAACGACCTTTAACTTGCTTCAGCAAACCGACCGCAACAAAGTTTTGTGCCCATGGATACTGGCTTTGATTAGCTTTGGCGGCATGATCAAAAATTGTCTCGCAGCCGAAGATGTTTTTGCCTATCTTGGGATTGATATAGTCGTCTAACGCCACCAAGAATCGACCTTCTGTTTCTGGCGAAGGTATTAATCCCCAAACAGTTTGCCAAAGCTTCTGCCAAGGTAAGGTCGAAGACGCCATGAACGTGTAGAAACGCTTTTTTTGTATCTCAATACCGAACAACGCTATCAAGGAGCGTAGTAAGTTAGAGGTCATGGAAGAGGTAAACGGGCCGATGATTGCCAGTAAGGTGTAGGCAAATAAGGAAACCCGTTCATGTCCCAGTGCGGTATCGGAAAAATGGTCTTGGAGGGGGCGTAACAGATCGCGTAAAATGAACATGAATGAGGATGTTTTTATCGTATAATCAATAGGTTATAATCGTATATTATACAATAAAACAAGGCCTCATTCATCAATAACTGATTGTTTTTTAAAGAACAACTGGGTGATTTGTAAATACATAGTAGAATTGACTAATATTTTTCGAAAATTAGCATTCTGTAATGTTCTCACTCATAAAAACTGGGAAACTTCAGATTTAAGATATTCACCGCTCAACATCTTATGAAACAATACTGTCGTTTGCTCAAACTCACCTACCCCCGATTCTGATGAACTCCGTTACCAACCAATAACCAAGCGACTTTTATTAGCAAGCGTCCATTTAAACATGACAGCGATAGCCAGGCTTATGGCGATAACCAGCGGTACCGTCACCATGAAGCCAAGTGTTCCGGGAAGAAAATTAAAACGTTTAAAAACGGATAAATAATCAAAGAAATAAAGAATCCATGGATGTATAAAATAAATAGCAAAACTGGTCGAGGCGATATATTTTAAAAAAGGTATCTGTTTATCGTTAAATTTCTGTATTACTGATAACAGGAAAAAACACATCAGTATTTTTTGGAAAATAATCAAATCAATGCCTTCATAAGACAGCAAGTGCTCTTTATGAAAACTACCATACTGCTTGTAGATTAAAATTTGTGCGGCCGATAGCAAAATAACAGAGAGGCCTAAAATAAAACTTTTGCCTTTTAAAAAATGAAATACCTGTTCTCTTTTTATAGAGCACATAATACCTAGCATATAAATAGGAATAAAATAAATGACAGAATGAAAGGTCGATAAATTATGCGCTGGACGATGAATCAAGCTGGAAATGCATAAGAGAAAAATAAATAGCCACAGTTGGACCTTGATAGGTAGTTGTATTTGTTTAATAAAGAGCGGTGACAGCACAAAAATAATCATTATAAAAGGCACATACCAATAAGCATCCAATATGTTGCCTACCAACCAGTATTGGGCGCATAGCCAGATATATTGATGCCAATCGTTTATTTGGTTAGTGATGAAAATTTCAGCATAAGGTGGACGATCCAAATAGAAAACAAAACAGGCAACACCGGCGAGCGTTAGCAAGGTATACGGTAGTAAAACATATTTCGCTTTTTTAAAAATAAATTGCTGGTATTGAAATTTAGGATAAAAAACATGATGAAAAAAGAAACCGGAAATAAACACAAATAAAATAGTGCCTCCGGTGATTAGGTTGGCAAACACTTTTTCATAAAATGATTCTATAGCCCAGTACGTATAACAATGACCGGCAACTATGGATAATATAGCTAAACTTCTAAAATATTCAAATGACTTTAAATGCATGTTTTTCCATTAAAGTGACTAATCTTATTATCGTGAGCATACTGTTAAAATGAGCTCTGCAACATCCGAAAATATAAAATGCCGAACAGTCCAATGATTGTCATAGAGCACAACCTATTGATTGTTTGACTCATAATTAAGTTTTTTGTCTTCAGTAGACATCCTTACTCAGTAATCGCTATCAAAAACTAAGCTCTTGGACTACTTGGCGGGCGCATCAAAGCTTTGGTATCACTATAGCCTCTACTATAGGTTCATTCAGTGCGCTAGCGTACATGGAAGTTGGTTATTCATTCAGTAGATGAAATTGAACAACTCAAAGAAATATTTACCAGGATTTTAAATAATAAAATCATCAAAAATTTGTGATGAAACAGGGTTAACCGCAATTATTAGTCAATTTGAAACAAAATTTGATTAGGACGAAGATTTGTATTTAAAAATTTCTGACTTTACGGATTTGCACCAGTTTATAGTTCAAACTGATGTTAAGTAATGACGAGCCGAATAAAATCATATTTGTACCCAGTAATAAACCAAGCGGCCAAGACCATGTTTCTGGCCAGACGATCCATATAACAACGGCTAATATTAAAGACGTGACACCGTTTAATAACATATCATTCCACTGAGCGAGTCGACGCATCATAAATCCTAAGCATACTTTTATAGTACTCTCCATTATGAAGAGAATGACAAGTAGCATAGTCAAAGTAATTCTGCCTTTAATAGGTTCTACCGCTAAAAAATAAAATCCTATAGCAAACTGGAATAATCCAGTAAATAGAAATAGATTTAATCCAGGAATAGTCATAAACATTAAACTTCTGACGAGTTGCAATAACCCCACGACTAAAAGAAAGTTTCCTAAAACGACAGAAACGCCTTTAGGGATAAAATGCGGTACGATGTATGCTGCTATACCTAGAATAATGAATAAAACACCTTCTGCAGCATACAATTTCCAATGCATTTGAATGTGATCGTGGATTTTATATTGTCGTTGCCGCAATTTCTTGCTATTAAATTCAGCATTCATAATCGTTCGTGTCGGTTAGATTTATTTATTATCAATTAATACCCTTATTTTTCGATGAAAATTTTTTCAGGATCTAATGTTGCAATACTTCGGACAGTTTTGATAGTTGATACTTCACGAATAATAAGGCTTGTGGTGTTTTTTGGAGAATAAAATCAAGCTTGTGTAAAATTCGGCGTCGCATTAAATAATAACCAGTTATTGAAATAATTCGTCAAACAACATATCATTTCAATAACTTAAAACTGTCTGAACTATTGTAGTCAGGCGTTCGACTTTCTTAGTAGAATGGCCCTCACCATTGATTTTATTTCCAGGAAATGCGGAAAGAGTTAATGGAATAGCTAAAACCAAGACAAAGATTATAATTTTCTTGTTCATATTTAGTCACCTTATTCCTCATGGTACAGAACAGTAATAATCTTCTATTCTTGATACTTACTTTAACCATGAAAAGTGCAAATAATGTGCAACCTTTAATTGATCGATCAATAAATAGGAGTAAGCGCGCTGCTTTCTCATAAAAAATTAACTTTCTCAAGCATGGAAGCCAAGCCTTCTCGGGAGTCCATAAAATTTTCAATACTGGCTTTGAGTTTTATTTATAGACTTTCAGATAAATAACATCCCGTTATCGTACAAAAACATTGATTTTAAAATCTTTTTTATTATTAGATTTTGGGAGTCATAATTTATGAAAGACTATAATATCAAATCATTTATTCAACAGCGCCTCTCTTATTGACGACCATCCGCTGTTTAATCGCCAATACTGTCATATTGCTTTGGAACCTGCATATCGTTGGTAGTAAATTTGAAAAATAATAACACCACCCAGCTGTCAACTTTCGCCGTACCTACGCTAAGAAAAGACTTACCCCGCGTTTTCCCAGTATGCGTATCACGCAAACTAATCGCAAATTCCGCTAAAGCACGATTGGTTTCTTTTTTATACAACGAAATTTCAGGGATACTCACATTTCCTATTAATGGAATCGGTACCGTTATTGTTGGCATTCCTACTAATGAACTGGTGTTATCTATCGATAAGGCTCCCGTTCCAATCTCAGCAATCGTATCCCCCTCTTTAAGGTCATCAACTAAAACCACACCCGCATCAATAAAATGCCTACGAATAGCGTGTAGCGCGTATTGTTGATTTTTAACATCAAAGGTATTAAAGTTTTTCGTATAAATAAACGTTTTTCCCAAACTACCACTTAAGTTTGCAATCGCTTCTCCTTGAGAATTCATAACCAATAAATTAGCGGCACGGTCAGCGGCAGTAGAGACTAGCATTTGATCAAGCGCGGTTTGTGTGGGTAAAGTCGTTTGCCACATAGTACCGCAACCACTTAAAGTCAAAACCAAAACCAAGTGTAGCGTTTTTTTTATCATCATGATTTTTCAACTTATGTATTTTTCAGAAGAATAGAGAGTAAGCATTGCCTAAAAAACAACGAGAGCTTGAACCCCAAAATGAAAAGGTTACTGATGTCGCGCACTAATAATTTAGCCCTTAAGCAAGACTTCTAAAGCCGTCTTTCTCCGGCTAAAATCCTGTTGTCGTATCGCCATGCTAAGGTGCTTCTGGTGCCAACAAAGACCTCTAAAGTTTCACAGGAATGTTCTGAATATCTTATCCATCAAGACTTTCAACTTGTTCTCAACTAGCCAAAAGTAGTCCGTTCTGACCGTGTAATTTTTAGGCGATTTAAACTGCCAGGCTTTTTCGTACCAAGAACAAAGAGTTTGTATTTAATATAGGCGGACGTAGAGCTTCATTGGGTAACGCTATCTCAGGACATAGGGCATTATTTTCGAATGGATTACACATTTAATACCTGAAATCTTTGGCTACTGACGGAGGAATGCACGTTTATTCATGATTGATCAAGCTGACACCTTCTTGGAGTTAATGGGGGGTCTTCTACAATACAGCTTTTATCAAAGTTGTCCCAAGTAATGATGGACAATTTGTCTATTAATCAATTTAAGATACAGATTTAACATTTATTTTTGGTTACATCAGGCCTTAGCGTACGTTTCTATCCTATTAGACTTCAGACTTCATAAGTTATTCATGAACCAATTAGTCATGAATAAGGTGCGAAAACCTATTTCCGGCTACTGGTTGGCGATTCTACACACAAGACCGAACTTGTTCGGTGCGGTAACGAACCGATTGGAAATTAGTTCACGATGCACATTGCGACAGTTGCTTTCAATCACAGAAAATCTGTCCGAAGTATTGTAATGAGCATTAAGAAAAAAGCTTTTAAAGTCGCTTTGAAAAATTAATTTAGGGAGGATATCTTTTTTCGATATGAAATTTATATGTAGTTGCCTTGTTTAGGGCATAGGTATCTTTCCATTGTCGTAATATCAGTTGACTCACTAAAATTGACTGACAGCTTTACGTGTGTATGCTGTCATTAGGAAATCTGGCGTCAATGTCGCCGGTGGGTAGGTAGTGATCCTTCATTTTGACAGAGCAAGTTCGGCCAACAGCGGCCAGACGGTTACTCCCAACCAACGTCTACAATATGTTCAATTGCTGTCGTCCGGCTATAACATTGATCAGAAGCCAACAACAATCTCTTAGCACTTAGGTGTAATGCTTCTTCAAAATTGAC
Above is a window of Methylobacter sp. S3L5C DNA encoding:
- a CDS encoding mechanosensitive ion channel family protein, translating into MNKELRRLISYWLWALSMLFISFVNAGAIFISVDLIQTIKKTRLSFIHFLFSLALLSGVAWTIPACAQAAQTGDLTMISAQAKEDSTEALSVNFMNRHIFTIRSGVFGFTQEERAQGISNRIKMAMEKGGDDHVSIRSTPEGGRFVELNGMAVFQIRPVDLDPVTGEAVDEAVKNAAQNLKMAVHDAREQSNTHVMLKGIGFAVFASIFFYLVWRLIFWGENKIISRLQKWIQAWEAKLAIAIHPQQVFNVLGFLVHFAKWVLVMIASYQWATFCLRRFPYTRPWGEKLQSYLMDTIGGILSAIVSALPGLLVVFLIVLLTRFTSRLLKAFFAKIESGAVTVSWMAQETAKPTRKLSQALLWLFAFAMAYPYFPGSNTDAFKGLSVLVGIMLSIGGSGVVGQAASGLIMIYSRVLREGEYVKIGEIEGLVTTVGIFSTKVRTSSGEEVNIPNSLIGSSATFNSSRLAEGRGLVVHTTVTIGYNTPWRQVHAMLMQAAQSTSGLRSEPKPFVSQTALSDFYVEYRLCVQVDRPEIRRITLTTLHANIQDVFNEFGVQIMSPHYENDPLEKVWVPKEQWFEAPAEDGKHGESI
- a CDS encoding DUF2092 domain-containing protein; its protein translation is MKYQFASNACLVVLMPTLLVLASGCSTHQVISSPTPQTQSVAAVESKAMEPLSDIESSPVIEPKAIAALQKMGGLLRTLKTYKVDFKVSKDEVLDSGQKIMVDGTSELTVQTPDHFHFSTKIDEAHRDLQFFYDGKTFTIYGNTNKLYASVPAAATIHELLDVAKVRYDIDLPFRDLFSWGTDTADVAAIQSAIYIGPTKINDVPCDHYAFRNMDVDWQLWIQQGKTPLPRKLVITTKTEEGQPQYVSDMDWKLSPKINNKIFTFVPQKDAYKIEFAVTKVAAENTK
- a CDS encoding IS5 family transposase, translating into MKRITLSDEEWTRILASLKKLPGVHIGLPDICRQFVNAILWILRTGAQWRVLPSTYGKWNSIFKRFSRWCINGIWGEILCHLAEDADLQDVSMDGSVIRAHACAAGAAYSSAENEALGRSKGGFGCKIHALCDGLGMPIKFILTGGQEAECKQAISLLENVNASAVLADKAYDTNELREWLASREIKAVIPPKSNRKEDIECDYWHYKERHAIECMFGKLKHYRRIATRYEKKAINYMGMLSFSSVLLWLR
- a CDS encoding transposase codes for the protein MLIGIGHYFPTSPILVVTDSWFGDQSLWRQVRKVLGDCFHILSRLRCNNVLFAQPEAQGPGQRGRRRKFVGVFMMGYRIRI
- a CDS encoding acyltransferase; this translates as MHLKSFEYFRSLAILSIVAGHCYTYWAIESFYEKVFANLITGGTILFVFISGFFFHHVFYPKFQYQQFIFKKAKYVLLPYTLLTLAGVACFVFYLDRPPYAEIFITNQINDWHQYIWLCAQYWLVGNILDAYWYVPFIMIIFVLSPLFIKQIQLPIKVQLWLFIFLLCISSLIHRPAHNLSTFHSVIYFIPIYMLGIMCSIKREQVFHFLKGKSFILGLSVILLSAAQILIYKQYGSFHKEHLLSYEGIDLIIFQKILMCFFLLSVIQKFNDKQIPFLKYIASTSFAIYFIHPWILYFFDYLSVFKRFNFLPGTLGFMVTVPLVIAISLAIAVMFKWTLANKSRLVIGW
- a CDS encoding HdeD family acid-resistance protein, yielding MNAEFNSKKLRQRQYKIHDHIQMHWKLYAAEGVLFIILGIAAYIVPHFIPKGVSVVLGNFLLVVGLLQLVRSLMFMTIPGLNLFLFTGLFQFAIGFYFLAVEPIKGRITLTMLLVILFIMESTIKVCLGFMMRRLAQWNDMLLNGVTSLILAVVIWIVWPETWSWPLGLLLGTNMILFGSSLLNISLNYKLVQIRKVRNF
- a CDS encoding DUF6655 family protein, which translates into the protein MMIKKTLHLVLVLTLSGCGTMWQTTLPTQTALDQMLVSTAADRAANLLVMNSQGEAIANLSGSLGKTFIYTKNFNTFDVKNQQYALHAIRRHFIDAGVVLVDDLKEGDTIAEIGTGALSIDNTSSLVGMPTITVPIPLIGNVSIPEISLYKKETNRALAEFAISLRDTHTGKTRGKSFLSVGTAKVDSWVVLLFFKFTTNDMQVPKQYDSIGD